In Betaproteobacteria bacterium, the following proteins share a genomic window:
- a CDS encoding NAD(P)H-dependent oxidoreductase subunit E, which yields MSDRVAIPLSKIRKARPTPKGRAVEAVARGEIASLLGAAPLEREFLIENLHKVQDRFGSLSAAHLAALAELMKLSQTEVFEVATFYHHFDVVKEGEAAPQKLTVRVCDTLSCQMAGAQGLLDRLKITLGQNVRVVSAPCIGRCEQAPAVCVGQNAFGNATVEKVANAVKEGNAKAPRTSHIPYAEYRQKGGYALWADCVGGKRDLESVLKTMEDAGLRGLGGAGFPTGRKWRIVRAEAGPRYMAVNIDEGEPGTFKDRYYLERDPHRFLEGMLVAAWAVGVEKIWIYLRDEYHGCREALEREIAALKADPPGPLPQIHLRRGAGAYICGEESAMIESIEGKRGMPRLRPPYVAQVGVFGRPTLEHNFETLFWVREILEKGAGWFASQGRNGRKGLRSFSVSGRVKKPGVHVAPAGITVKELITEFCGGMLDGHEFHAYLPGGASGGILPASMGDIPLDFDTLQPHGCFIGSAAVIVLSNQDKARDAALNMMRFFEDESCGQCTPCRVGTAKAAKLMQAPKWNAALLEELSQAMADASICGLGQAAPNPIRCVIKHFPDEI from the coding sequence ATGAGCGACCGCGTCGCCATTCCGCTTTCGAAGATCCGCAAGGCCCGTCCCACGCCGAAGGGCCGCGCCGTCGAGGCCGTTGCCCGCGGGGAGATTGCCTCGCTCCTGGGCGCCGCACCCCTCGAACGCGAATTCCTCATCGAGAACCTGCACAAGGTGCAGGACCGCTTCGGGAGCCTCTCGGCCGCGCACCTGGCCGCGCTGGCGGAACTGATGAAGCTCTCGCAGACGGAAGTGTTCGAGGTGGCCACGTTCTACCACCACTTCGATGTCGTGAAGGAGGGCGAGGCGGCGCCGCAGAAGCTCACGGTGCGGGTGTGCGACACGCTCTCCTGTCAGATGGCCGGGGCGCAGGGCCTCCTCGATCGCCTCAAGATCACGCTGGGTCAGAATGTCCGGGTCGTCTCCGCGCCGTGCATCGGGCGCTGCGAGCAGGCGCCGGCGGTCTGCGTCGGCCAGAACGCCTTCGGGAATGCGACGGTGGAAAAGGTCGCCAACGCCGTGAAGGAGGGCAACGCGAAGGCCCCGAGAACCTCCCATATCCCGTACGCGGAATACCGGCAGAAGGGCGGCTATGCGCTGTGGGCCGATTGCGTGGGCGGCAAGCGCGACCTCGAGAGCGTCCTCAAGACCATGGAGGACGCCGGGCTTCGTGGCCTGGGCGGCGCCGGCTTCCCCACCGGCCGCAAGTGGCGCATCGTCCGCGCCGAAGCGGGCCCGCGCTACATGGCCGTCAACATCGACGAGGGCGAGCCGGGCACCTTCAAGGATCGGTACTACCTCGAACGTGACCCGCACCGCTTCCTCGAGGGCATGCTCGTCGCCGCCTGGGCGGTGGGCGTGGAGAAGATCTGGATCTACCTGCGCGACGAATACCACGGCTGCCGCGAGGCGCTCGAGCGCGAAATCGCGGCGCTCAAGGCCGACCCGCCGGGACCGCTGCCGCAGATCCACCTTCGCCGCGGCGCGGGCGCCTACATCTGCGGCGAGGAATCCGCGATGATCGAGTCGATCGAGGGCAAGCGCGGCATGCCGCGCCTTCGCCCCCCGTACGTCGCGCAGGTGGGCGTCTTCGGCCGCCCGACGCTCGAGCACAACTTCGAGACGCTCTTCTGGGTGCGCGAGATCCTGGAGAAGGGCGCCGGGTGGTTCGCCTCCCAGGGGCGAAACGGCCGCAAGGGGCTGCGCTCGTTCTCGGTGTCCGGCCGCGTGAAGAAGCCGGGCGTGCACGTGGCGCCGGCGGGTATCACCGTGAAGGAACTCATCACGGAATTCTGCGGCGGCATGCTCGACGGCCACGAGTTCCACGCGTATCTCCCCGGTGGCGCCTCGGGCGGGATCCTGCCGGCCTCGATGGGCGACATTCCCCTCGACTTCGACACGTTGCAGCCGCACGGGTGCTTCATCGGCTCGGCGGCGGTGATCGTGCTCTCGAACCAGGACAAGGCGCGCGACGCTGCGCTCAACATGATGCGTTTCTTCGAGGACGAGTCCTGCGGCCAGTGCACCCCGTGCCGCGTGGGTACCGCGAAGGCCGCGAAGCTCATGCAGGCGCCGAAGTGGAATGCCGCGCTCCTGGAGGAACTCTCGCAGGCGATGGCCGACGCCTCCATCTGCGGGCTGGGGCAGGCGGCGCCCAACCCCATTCGATGCGTGATCAAGCACTTCCCGGACGAAATTTGA
- the fdhF gene encoding formate dehydrogenase subunit alpha, whose product MNAMNEPVAMAETIDFKLNGETISAIEGETIIQAAKRHGVDIPHLCYKEGYRPDGNCRACMVEIKGERVLAPSCCRNPSKGMDVSSVSERAVHSQRMVLELLESDAPAADLKPGNNELRYWSGKLGVGKPRFEARHQPAGDPSHPAMSVNLDACIQCTRCVRACREEQVNDVIGYAWRGSEAKIVFDFDDPMGDSTCVACGECVQACPTGALAPAKNAYLVKADRTVDSVCPFCGVGCRLTYHVKDNEIVRVDGIDGPANHGRLCVKGRYGFDYVHHPHRLTKPLIRRPDAPKHAGFTVDPTRWSEVFREATWEEALDLAAGGLKKVRDQHGGKALAGFGSAKGSNEEAYLFQKLVRTGFGSNNVDHCTRLCHASSVAALLEGIGSGAVSNQVSDVAKADFIFLIGSNPTSNHPVAATWIKNAVQRGARLVLADPRRTDIARHAWRVLQFKPDMDVALLNAMIFTILEENLTDPEFIRTRTTGFEALKENAKGFSPEAMAPLCGIEAGTIREVARAYATSKGSMILWGMGISQHVHGTDNARCLIALALMTGQIGRPGTGLHPLRGQNNVQGASDAGLIPMMFPDYQRVDNPEVNARFEKYWGQKLDSKPGLTVVEIIDAACEGKIRGMYVMGENPAMSDPNAHHAREGLAKLEHLVVQDIFLTETAYLADVVLPASAWPEKTGTVTNTDRIVQMGRRALDMPGEARQDLWITQQIANRLGLPWNYEGPESGVAQVFEEMRGAMNSIGGISWERLEANSSVTYPCRTESDPGQSVVFTDKFPTGDGKAKFVPADIIPANERPDAEYPFVLITGRQLEHWHTGSMTRRASVLDAIEPRAVVSMHPLDLDALDALPGDVITVASRRGEISLSARADDGTPRGSVFIPFAFYEAAANLLTNPALDPFGKIAELKYCAVKVSKGGKLAELASYGGGQSFAPVT is encoded by the coding sequence ATGAACGCGATGAACGAGCCGGTTGCGATGGCCGAGACGATCGACTTCAAGCTGAACGGCGAGACGATCTCCGCGATCGAAGGCGAGACGATCATCCAGGCCGCGAAGCGCCATGGCGTGGACATCCCGCACCTTTGCTACAAGGAAGGCTACCGCCCCGACGGCAACTGCCGCGCCTGCATGGTGGAGATCAAGGGCGAGCGCGTGCTGGCGCCGTCGTGCTGCCGCAACCCGTCCAAGGGCATGGATGTCTCGAGCGTCTCGGAACGCGCCGTGCACTCGCAGAGGATGGTGCTCGAGCTCCTGGAGAGCGACGCGCCCGCGGCGGACCTGAAGCCCGGCAACAACGAGTTGCGGTACTGGAGCGGGAAACTGGGCGTGGGCAAGCCTCGCTTCGAAGCCCGCCACCAACCTGCCGGCGACCCCTCGCACCCCGCGATGTCGGTGAACCTCGACGCCTGCATCCAGTGCACGAGATGCGTGCGCGCCTGCCGCGAGGAGCAGGTGAACGACGTGATCGGCTACGCGTGGCGAGGGTCGGAAGCGAAGATCGTCTTCGACTTCGACGACCCGATGGGCGACTCCACCTGTGTCGCATGCGGCGAGTGCGTGCAGGCCTGCCCCACGGGCGCGCTGGCGCCGGCGAAGAACGCCTACCTCGTGAAGGCCGACAGGACCGTCGATTCGGTCTGCCCGTTCTGCGGCGTGGGCTGCCGGCTGACCTACCACGTGAAGGACAACGAGATCGTGCGCGTGGACGGCATCGACGGCCCCGCGAACCACGGCCGCCTGTGCGTGAAGGGCCGCTACGGCTTCGATTACGTGCATCACCCACACCGTCTCACGAAGCCGCTCATCCGCAGGCCCGATGCGCCCAAGCACGCCGGGTTCACCGTCGATCCCACGCGCTGGAGCGAGGTGTTCCGCGAGGCGACATGGGAAGAGGCGCTCGATCTCGCAGCGGGCGGATTGAAGAAGGTGCGCGACCAGCACGGGGGAAAGGCACTGGCGGGCTTCGGAAGCGCCAAGGGCTCCAACGAGGAAGCCTATCTCTTCCAGAAGCTGGTGCGCACGGGCTTCGGCTCGAACAACGTGGACCACTGCACGCGCCTGTGCCACGCCTCGTCGGTGGCGGCGTTGCTGGAAGGCATCGGCTCTGGTGCGGTCTCCAACCAGGTCTCCGACGTCGCCAAGGCCGACTTCATCTTCCTCATCGGCTCCAACCCAACCTCGAACCACCCGGTCGCGGCCACGTGGATCAAGAACGCGGTGCAGCGCGGCGCGAGGCTCGTCCTCGCCGATCCGCGGCGCACCGACATCGCGCGTCACGCGTGGCGCGTGCTGCAGTTCAAGCCGGACATGGATGTCGCGCTCCTCAACGCGATGATCTTCACGATCCTCGAGGAGAACCTCACCGACCCGGAATTCATCCGCACCCGCACCACGGGCTTCGAGGCGCTCAAGGAGAATGCGAAGGGCTTCAGCCCCGAGGCGATGGCGCCGCTGTGCGGGATCGAGGCAGGGACGATCCGCGAGGTGGCGAGGGCGTACGCGACCTCGAAGGGCTCGATGATCCTCTGGGGCATGGGCATTTCGCAGCACGTGCACGGCACCGACAACGCGCGCTGCCTCATCGCGCTCGCCCTCATGACGGGCCAGATCGGGCGTCCCGGCACGGGGCTGCATCCGCTGCGCGGCCAGAACAACGTGCAGGGCGCCTCAGACGCGGGGCTCATCCCGATGATGTTCCCGGACTACCAGCGCGTGGACAACCCGGAAGTCAACGCGCGCTTCGAGAAGTACTGGGGGCAGAAGCTCGATTCGAAGCCGGGACTCACGGTGGTCGAGATCATCGACGCCGCGTGCGAAGGGAAGATCCGCGGCATGTACGTGATGGGCGAGAACCCGGCGATGTCGGATCCGAACGCGCACCATGCGCGCGAGGGCCTCGCGAAGCTCGAGCACCTCGTGGTGCAGGACATCTTCCTGACCGAAACCGCCTACCTCGCCGACGTCGTGTTGCCGGCTTCGGCGTGGCCGGAGAAGACGGGCACCGTCACCAACACCGACCGCATCGTGCAGATGGGGCGCCGCGCGCTCGACATGCCGGGGGAAGCGCGCCAGGACCTGTGGATCACGCAACAGATCGCCAACCGCCTGGGCCTGCCGTGGAACTACGAGGGTCCGGAGAGCGGCGTGGCGCAGGTGTTCGAGGAGATGCGCGGCGCCATGAACTCGATCGGCGGCATCTCGTGGGAGCGGCTCGAGGCGAATTCGAGCGTCACCTATCCGTGCCGCACCGAGAGCGATCCGGGGCAATCCGTCGTCTTCACCGACAAGTTCCCGACCGGCGATGGAAAGGCGAAGTTCGTCCCGGCGGACATCATCCCGGCCAACGAGCGGCCCGATGCCGAGTATCCCTTCGTGCTCATCACCGGCCGGCAGCTCGAGCACTGGCACACGGGCTCGATGACGCGCCGCGCGTCGGTGCTCGACGCGATCGAACCACGGGCGGTGGTGTCGATGCATCCGCTGGACCTCGATGCGCTGGACGCGCTTCCCGGCGACGTGATCACCGTGGCCTCGCGCCGCGGCGAGATTTCACTTTCCGCGCGCGCCGACGACGGCACGCCGCGCGGCAGTGTCTTCATCCCGTTCGCCTTCTACGAGGCGGCGGCAAACCTGCTCACGAACCCGGCGCTGGATCCGTTCGGCAAGATCGCGGAGCTCAAGTACTGCGCGGTGAAGGTCTCGAAGGGCGGCAAGCTCGCGGAACTCGCGAGCTATGGCGGGGGGCAGTCCTTCGCGCCGGTTACCTGA
- a CDS encoding tripartite tricarboxylate transporter substrate binding protein: MRILRSLTAFVAGSLVAVFPPFALAQAWPAKTVKIIAVFPPGGSVDQVSRIFAAQLTTQLGQQFIVENKGGASGSIGAAAVAQSPPDGYTFGVVFDTHGVNPSLIPNMSFSTTKDLASVMLVGTSPMAIVAHVGQPYKDFRDVLAAAKAKPGSVAYGSIGSGSLGHLAMTQVGNQLGLEFNHIPYRGGGPLMTDAVGGQVPLAIGTVFLVNPHVKGGKLKALGVTSAKASAQMPGVAPIADQGVPGFSALAWWGVIAPAGTPPAIVKRMHDELAKALKVPAVADKLTAQGMDIIGGEPAELDRFLKSEIDRWAKVIKDNKIKAGD; encoded by the coding sequence ATGCGCATTCTTCGCAGCCTGACCGCGTTCGTCGCGGGTTCCCTCGTCGCCGTTTTCCCGCCTTTCGCGCTTGCCCAGGCCTGGCCCGCGAAGACGGTCAAGATCATCGCCGTCTTTCCGCCGGGCGGCTCGGTGGACCAGGTGTCGCGCATCTTCGCCGCCCAACTCACCACGCAGCTCGGACAGCAGTTCATCGTCGAGAACAAGGGGGGCGCATCCGGCTCCATCGGAGCGGCGGCCGTCGCGCAATCGCCGCCGGACGGCTACACCTTTGGCGTGGTGTTCGACACGCATGGCGTGAACCCATCGCTCATCCCCAACATGTCTTTCAGCACCACGAAGGACCTCGCCTCGGTGATGCTCGTGGGCACCTCTCCCATGGCGATCGTGGCCCATGTGGGACAGCCCTACAAGGATTTCCGGGATGTCCTTGCCGCGGCCAAGGCGAAGCCGGGAAGCGTCGCCTATGGCTCCATAGGCTCGGGCAGCCTCGGTCACCTCGCGATGACGCAGGTCGGAAACCAGCTCGGCCTGGAATTCAATCACATCCCCTATCGCGGGGGCGGCCCTCTCATGACGGATGCCGTCGGCGGGCAGGTGCCCCTGGCGATCGGCACGGTGTTCCTCGTGAATCCGCACGTGAAGGGAGGCAAGCTCAAGGCGCTGGGCGTGACGTCGGCGAAAGCCTCCGCGCAGATGCCCGGCGTCGCACCGATCGCCGATCAGGGCGTGCCCGGGTTCTCGGCTCTGGCCTGGTGGGGCGTGATCGCGCCCGCCGGCACGCCGCCTGCGATCGTGAAGCGCATGCACGACGAGCTCGCCAAGGCACTCAAGGTTCCCGCCGTGGCCGACAAGCTGACGGCGCAAGGCATGGACATCATCGGCGGCGAACCGGCGGAGCTCGACCGCTTCCTGAAGTCCGAGATCGACCGCTGGGCCAAGGTGATCAAGGACAACAAGATCAAGGCGGGCGACTGA
- a CDS encoding tartrate dehydrogenase, which produces MRQYRIAVVPGDGIGKEVVPEGLRLLAAVEKKAGGFHCEATHFPWGSDYYRAHGEMMPPDGNETLKPYSAILFGAVGDPELPDHLTLWGLRLKICQGFDQYANVRPTRIFPGIASPLANRGPGDIDWVIVRENTEGEYSGAGGRVHPGLPIEVAMETSVFTRVGVERVMRFAFRLAQSRPRKHLTVITKSNAQRHGMVLWDEIAREVAKEFPDVAVRKLLVDAATTVMVQDPRSLDTIVATNLHADILSDLAGALAGSLGIAPTANLNPERVFPSMFEPIHGSAFDITGKGVANPIATFWTVAMMLEHLGEKPAADAIMAAIERVCRDGKALPRDIGGTARTTEVTDAVIAALG; this is translated from the coding sequence ATGCGCCAATACCGGATCGCGGTCGTCCCCGGGGACGGCATCGGCAAGGAAGTGGTGCCCGAGGGCCTGCGGCTTCTCGCGGCGGTGGAGAAGAAGGCGGGCGGTTTTCATTGCGAGGCGACGCACTTCCCGTGGGGTTCGGACTACTACCGCGCTCACGGCGAGATGATGCCGCCGGACGGCAACGAGACGCTCAAGCCCTATTCCGCCATCCTCTTCGGCGCAGTGGGCGACCCGGAGCTCCCGGACCACCTCACGCTGTGGGGCCTCAGGCTCAAGATCTGCCAGGGATTCGACCAGTACGCCAACGTGCGGCCCACGCGAATCTTCCCGGGCATTGCGAGCCCGCTGGCCAACCGCGGGCCCGGCGACATCGACTGGGTGATCGTGCGCGAGAACACCGAAGGCGAGTACTCCGGCGCCGGCGGGCGCGTGCATCCGGGCCTGCCGATCGAGGTGGCGATGGAAACCTCGGTCTTCACGCGCGTGGGCGTGGAGCGCGTGATGCGCTTCGCGTTCAGGCTGGCGCAATCGCGGCCCCGCAAGCACCTCACCGTCATCACCAAGTCCAACGCCCAGCGCCACGGCATGGTGCTGTGGGACGAGATCGCGCGCGAGGTGGCGAAGGAATTTCCCGACGTCGCCGTGCGCAAGCTCCTCGTGGATGCGGCGACCACGGTGATGGTCCAGGACCCGCGCTCGCTCGACACGATCGTGGCGACCAACCTGCACGCCGACATCCTCTCCGACCTCGCCGGCGCCCTCGCGGGTAGCCTTGGCATCGCGCCGACGGCCAACCTCAACCCCGAGCGCGTCTTCCCGTCGATGTTCGAGCCCATCCACGGCTCGGCCTTCGACATCACCGGCAAGGGCGTGGCCAATCCCATCGCCACCTTCTGGACGGTGGCGATGATGCTCGAGCACCTGGGGGAAAAGCCAGCGGCCGACGCGATCATGGCGGCGATCGAGCGCGTGTGCCGCGACGGCAAGGCGCTTCCCCGCGACATCGGCGGCACGGCCCGCACGACGGAAGTCACCGACGCAGTGATCGCCGCGCTGGGTTAA
- a CDS encoding SPFH domain-containing protein — protein sequence MNEYRKPGNFEKPATTFNGIFMLMVLFGFVALLVTAIAGVRSPALAVPLGLAIAFIAGGFFMLQPNEAVVLTLFGDYSGTERNAGLRWTWPWLIRKKLSVRARNHNVDTLKVNDKRGNPVEIGAVVVWRVEDTAQALFDVDDFEHFVKVQSESALRHVATRYNYDEGEEHGAHEVTLRAGADTVAGDLRDELQARVQLTGVKIEEAKLTHLAYAAEIAGAMLRRQQAEAVIAARSKIVIGAVSMVEMALKSLSEKNVVELDDERRAAMVSNLMVVLCSERDTQPIVNTGTLYQ from the coding sequence ATGAACGAGTATCGCAAGCCAGGCAACTTCGAGAAGCCCGCCACCACCTTCAACGGCATCTTCATGCTCATGGTGCTGTTCGGATTCGTGGCGCTGCTGGTCACGGCCATCGCGGGCGTGCGATCGCCGGCCCTGGCCGTGCCCCTGGGGCTCGCCATCGCCTTCATTGCCGGCGGCTTCTTCATGCTCCAGCCCAACGAGGCGGTCGTGCTCACCCTCTTCGGGGACTATTCCGGCACCGAACGCAACGCCGGTCTTCGCTGGACATGGCCCTGGCTCATCCGCAAGAAGTTGAGCGTGCGCGCGCGCAATCACAACGTGGACACGCTCAAGGTGAACGACAAGCGCGGCAACCCGGTCGAGATCGGGGCGGTCGTGGTGTGGCGGGTGGAAGACACCGCGCAGGCGCTCTTCGACGTGGACGACTTCGAGCATTTCGTGAAGGTGCAGAGCGAATCGGCGCTGCGGCACGTGGCCACGCGCTACAACTACGACGAGGGCGAGGAGCACGGCGCGCACGAGGTGACGCTGCGCGCCGGGGCCGACACGGTGGCGGGCGACTTGCGCGACGAGTTGCAGGCGCGCGTGCAGCTCACGGGCGTGAAGATCGAGGAGGCGAAGCTCACGCACCTCGCCTACGCGGCGGAGATCGCGGGCGCGATGCTGCGCCGCCAGCAGGCCGAGGCGGTGATCGCCGCGCGCTCCAAGATCGTCATCGGCGCGGTTTCGATGGTCGAGATGGCGCTGAAGAGCCTTTCGGAAAAGAACGTGGTCGAGCTGGACGACGAGCGGCGCGCCGCGATGGTCTCCAACCTCATGGTCGTGCTCTGCTCGGAGCGCGACACCCAGCCCATCGTGAACACGGGCACTCTCTACCAGTAG
- a CDS encoding MFS transporter, giving the protein MTSSPARLRRLLYAGAFLRALAIGMMAVLIGLYCAKLGFSATQIGIVLSAALWGAATATLLTMLAGSRYSERSLLVALSGLPVLGCALLLATDAFPVIVAAAFVGMFNVNGRDRGAIPILEQAMFPATTTDGDRTRVFAWYNVLLDAGYAVGGLLAGLPTLLEHASGIGTLAGMKLTLGLFCALYVASAILYSRLPPRVGHAATSRLRDLSPESRPIVAKISALFFVDALGGGFIGSAIFAYWFSERFGASAATVAILFSAGRLLSAASHIAAAWLAKRIGLINTMVFTHMPSSLLLFTIVVADDFGWAAFFFLLRESLNEMDVPTRQSYVMAVVKPAERLAAAGITNLVCSCGWALGPMLAGVLMQTAGLGVPLVVAGIAKVGYDLALWREFRRVKPPEEQ; this is encoded by the coding sequence GTGACAAGCAGCCCGGCGCGCCTTCGCCGCCTCCTCTACGCCGGCGCGTTCCTGCGCGCCCTTGCCATCGGGATGATGGCGGTGCTCATCGGGCTTTACTGCGCGAAGCTCGGATTTTCGGCGACGCAGATCGGCATCGTGCTGTCAGCGGCGCTGTGGGGGGCCGCGACAGCCACGCTACTCACGATGCTCGCCGGCAGCCGCTACTCGGAGCGAAGCCTGCTCGTGGCGCTCTCCGGCCTTCCGGTTCTGGGCTGCGCCCTGCTCCTCGCGACCGACGCCTTTCCCGTGATTGTCGCCGCCGCGTTCGTGGGCATGTTCAACGTGAACGGCCGCGACCGGGGCGCCATTCCCATCCTCGAGCAGGCGATGTTTCCCGCGACCACGACCGACGGCGACCGCACGCGCGTCTTCGCCTGGTACAACGTGCTGCTCGACGCCGGCTATGCCGTCGGCGGGCTCCTGGCCGGCCTGCCCACTTTGCTCGAGCACGCGTCGGGAATCGGGACGCTCGCCGGCATGAAGCTCACGCTCGGCCTCTTCTGCGCGCTCTATGTCGCTTCGGCGATCCTGTATTCGCGCCTTCCGCCGCGCGTGGGCCATGCGGCAACCTCGAGGCTGAGGGACCTTTCGCCGGAAAGCCGGCCGATCGTCGCCAAGATCTCCGCGCTTTTCTTCGTCGATGCCCTCGGCGGAGGGTTCATCGGCTCCGCGATCTTCGCCTACTGGTTTTCCGAGCGGTTCGGCGCCTCCGCCGCCACGGTCGCGATCCTTTTCAGCGCCGGGCGCCTGCTGTCGGCCGCCTCGCACATCGCGGCGGCGTGGCTCGCGAAGCGCATCGGGCTCATCAACACGATGGTCTTCACGCATATGCCCTCGAGCCTGCTCCTCTTCACCATCGTCGTGGCCGACGACTTCGGGTGGGCCGCCTTCTTCTTCCTGCTGCGCGAGTCGCTCAACGAGATGGACGTCCCCACCCGCCAGTCGTACGTGATGGCGGTGGTGAAGCCCGCGGAGAGGCTTGCGGCGGCGGGGATCACCAACCTCGTGTGCTCCTGCGGCTGGGCGCTCGGGCCGATGCTGGCGGGCGTCCTCATGCAGACCGCCGGGCTGGGCGTGCCTCTGGTGGTCGCTGGGATCGCGAAGGTCGGCTACGACCTCGCCCTGTGGCGCGAATTCCGGCGCGTGAAGCCGCCGGAGGAGCAGTAG
- a CDS encoding NAD-dependent epimerase/dehydratase family protein — protein sequence MRILVTGSSGQIGTNLALRCVERGHEVTGVDCRANGWTNAFRCELRDLEKPVGGMDPAADFAGFGQERPDIVVHLAAHAKVHELVQDPRRALANVSMAHLVLEYCRRLSVPIVFASSREVYGDLHCSSARESDADFSGAASAYAAGKIAVESMVYAYSRCYGLPYLVFRLSNVYGRFDNDLDRMERVVPLFIRRIADDQSITVFGAGKVLDFTHVDDCIDGIVSGIERLGDGRVRNQTINLASGEGHSLLQLAAWVGDCLGKQPRIVLAQPQAGEVIRYVANLEKARALLDFAPKIALRDGVSRAVAWGQALAHPAPRRAPDRPGIIGR from the coding sequence ATGCGGATACTTGTCACCGGCTCGAGCGGGCAGATCGGAACCAACCTGGCGCTGCGATGCGTTGAAAGGGGCCACGAGGTGACCGGCGTCGATTGCCGTGCAAACGGCTGGACGAACGCGTTCCGGTGCGAGCTTCGCGACTTGGAAAAGCCGGTCGGCGGCATGGATCCGGCGGCGGACTTCGCCGGCTTCGGGCAAGAGCGACCGGACATCGTCGTGCATCTGGCGGCTCACGCGAAGGTGCATGAACTGGTGCAGGACCCGCGCCGGGCGCTCGCCAACGTGTCGATGGCGCACCTCGTCCTCGAGTACTGCCGCCGCCTTTCCGTTCCCATCGTCTTCGCAAGCAGCCGCGAGGTGTACGGCGACCTGCACTGCTCCAGCGCGCGTGAAAGCGATGCCGACTTCAGCGGCGCCGCAAGCGCCTATGCAGCCGGCAAGATTGCCGTCGAGTCGATGGTCTACGCCTATTCGCGCTGCTACGGTCTCCCATATCTCGTTTTCCGGCTAAGCAACGTGTACGGGCGCTTCGACAACGACCTCGACCGGATGGAGCGGGTCGTTCCGCTGTTCATCCGCAGGATCGCCGACGACCAATCGATCACCGTTTTCGGAGCCGGGAAGGTGCTCGATTTCACCCATGTGGACGACTGCATAGACGGAATCGTAAGCGGGATCGAGCGCCTGGGTGACGGGCGCGTCCGGAACCAGACGATCAATCTTGCGTCCGGGGAGGGTCATTCGTTGCTGCAACTGGCCGCCTGGGTCGGCGACTGCCTAGGAAAGCAACCGAGAATCGTCCTTGCGCAGCCGCAGGCCGGCGAGGTCATCCGCTACGTGGCCAATCTCGAAAAAGCGCGCGCCCTGCTGGACTTCGCGCCCAAGATCGCATTGCGCGACGGCGTGTCTCGCGCGGTGGCGTGGGGGCAGGCGCTCGCGCACCCGGCACCCCGTCGAGCCCCGGACCGGCCGGGTATCATCGGCCGGTGA
- a CDS encoding glycosyltransferase — protein sequence MSRPAPSSPPDAPAVSVSVVIPCFNSSAFLAQTVQSVLAQTLRDFEIVFVDDGSSDDTREVIRRLVDASAERRLRLVCQANAGVAAARNRGIGAALGRYILPLDADDLIAPTMLEECAAILDAEPDIALVYPDRQDFGDIERVWAAGSYDLQHLKYFNQFAYCALFRKAMWADLGGYRANVSGFDDWDFWLAAAARGYGGRHVAKPFLKHRRHRQSHLWRILDQYERLHAQIMLNNRDVYSGSEVATAERFLATGEIQPLLRSAKLVFLGRYYAGYDVTEK from the coding sequence ATGAGCAGGCCCGCGCCCTCCTCCCCCCCGGACGCCCCGGCGGTGTCGGTGAGCGTGGTCATTCCCTGCTTCAATTCGTCCGCATTCCTCGCGCAGACCGTACAGAGCGTCCTCGCGCAGACGCTTCGCGACTTCGAGATCGTGTTCGTGGACGACGGCAGCAGCGACGATACGCGGGAAGTGATCCGGCGCCTGGTGGACGCAAGCGCGGAGCGCCGCCTGCGGCTCGTTTGCCAGGCGAACGCCGGGGTGGCGGCCGCGCGCAATCGCGGGATCGGCGCTGCGCTCGGGCGGTACATCCTCCCGCTCGATGCAGACGACCTGATCGCCCCGACGATGCTGGAGGAATGCGCGGCGATCCTCGATGCGGAGCCCGACATTGCCCTGGTGTACCCGGATCGGCAGGATTTCGGGGACATCGAGCGCGTGTGGGCCGCTGGGAGCTATGACCTGCAGCATCTCAAGTATTTCAATCAGTTCGCGTACTGCGCCCTGTTCCGGAAGGCGATGTGGGCCGACCTGGGGGGATACCGCGCCAACGTGAGCGGCTTCGACGACTGGGACTTCTGGCTCGCCGCGGCCGCCCGGGGCTACGGCGGCAGGCACGTGGCGAAACCGTTTCTCAAGCACCGCCGGCACCGTCAATCCCACCTCTGGCGGATACTCGACCAGTACGAGCGGCTCCATGCGCAGATCATGCTGAACAACCGGGACGTCTATTCCGGATCCGAAGTGGCGACGGCGGAGCGGTTTCTCGCCACGGGCGAGATCCAGCCGCTGCTTCGCTCGGCGAAGCTCGTTTTCCTGGGCCGTTACTATGCCGGCTACGACGTGACGGAAAAGTGA